The genomic window CTCATTCCAACACCGTGGCCGTTTCCTCCGCCATAGAATGTAACTCCTTTTTCCTCATCCACTTCAAAACCAAAGAATGCTGATGGAAGGATTGTGTAGTTATTTAATGTTCCAGTATAATCTGTGCTTCCAGCGGTAGCGCGATGCAAGACAACATTTCCATCGCCCGTAAAGGCATTGCTTGGTCTAATTGTGAAACGAATATTGTACTCTTTTATAATCTTATAGGTGCCTGTTGTTCCTTCAATCACAAGCTCCATAATATTTCCGCCATCTCCACGTTTAGCCACGTACATGTCCACAAGCTCCCCAATTCCTTCCTCAGGAATTGGCTGGCTTACAAACTCTCCCGCTTCATTTTCGGTCAACACAAATTTAGGATCAGCTGCTTGTCTACTGATGATGTTTGCATTGATTGTATTCTCTAACTCTTCTTTTGATAAGCTAACCTTCCATCTAAACCAAGGAGAGTTTCCATCATAGCCTGTATGAGATAATGTTTTATAGAATTCAAGAATTTCTTCTTCACTTTGTGTATCAATTTCAAGCATCTGACTAGGGTCATTCGGATCAAATGTATGACTTTGTGCGATCAAGTACGGTAGGACTTCACTTGGGAAAGTACCATCGCTTTCTGCCCATACCTGATGCTTAGAAGCCCCATATCCTCCAGACGTAGAATAATATCTAGCATCTACTAAACTACCATCTTCCCCTAACATAATAACACCAGCCGTTTCGTTTACAGCCTGTGTTGTAATGGCATTTTCCGGAGTATTGTTATAAACCTGGCTCATAACGCTGTCTAAAACAAAGAACCCATCCTTAGCGAAACGGTCACTTAAGTAATCCCCTAATGCATAGGTTCTAGCTGCAACCGCTTGTGCTTTCAGTGCATTCAGTCCAAAATAAGCAGGCATTTCACTAGGAACCACTTGATATAAATATTGCTCGAAATCCACTTCGTTTATTAGGTTTAGCTTATCTCCCGCTTCAGAAGTAGTGATTTCAAAGAACCCACGATAAGATGGATCCCCACTTGCTCTTGTTATATTCTCGACTTTGATTTTACTTCCCTCTTCGGTAAAAGCATAAAGTCTATTTGGAGTCGTATATAATACATCTCCATTAGCACCTGTCACAGTAATTTCTCCAGAATCCGGAGCAAACGTAACTTTTTCCCCTGCAGCAATGGACAAGGTTTCACCAGCCAATTTATCAACGATTTCAAGTCCCGCTTGAGAACTTAATACGACTGTTTCGTGATCAACCGTTGCAAAACCTGATGTCATAATCCCAACTCTCATAGATTCTATTGGAGTTGGTCCATCAATAAAAACTTTCGTGATTTCATTCTTATGGTTCACCCGAACCGTTACATTTTCTGCACCCACTCTTACATCATCTAGGGTATTTTGGTACACTCTATTTTCGCCTTTTTGTGTTACATCATAATTCTTCGCAAGCTTTATTTCACCCTGAAGCTCTAATTCGAGGGTTCCATTTTCTTGATCCTTCGCCATAATCTTTTCCGTATACTCAACCCATGATCTGTTTTCTTCTGATGCAGAAGCTTGTCCTAACTGTGGAATAAGCCCAATGAAAAGAACGGTGATGGCCAGTACACGAATCCATTTACCAACTTGATTAGTCATCATACAATACTCCCTCACTTCATTATTTTGATAGCG from Bacillus carboniphilus includes these protein-coding regions:
- a CDS encoding SpoIID/LytB domain-containing protein gives rise to the protein MMTNQVGKWIRVLAITVLFIGLIPQLGQASASEENRSWVEYTEKIMAKDQENGTLELELQGEIKLAKNYDVTQKGENRVYQNTLDDVRVGAENVTVRVNHKNEITKVFIDGPTPIESMRVGIMTSGFATVDHETVVLSSQAGLEIVDKLAGETLSIAAGEKVTFAPDSGEITVTGANGDVLYTTPNRLYAFTEEGSKIKVENITRASGDPSYRGFFEITTSEAGDKLNLINEVDFEQYLYQVVPSEMPAYFGLNALKAQAVAARTYALGDYLSDRFAKDGFFVLDSVMSQVYNNTPENAITTQAVNETAGVIMLGEDGSLVDARYYSTSGGYGASKHQVWAESDGTFPSEVLPYLIAQSHTFDPNDPSQMLEIDTQSEEEILEFYKTLSHTGYDGNSPWFRWKVSLSKEELENTINANIISRQAADPKFVLTENEAGEFVSQPIPEEGIGELVDMYVAKRGDGGNIMELVIEGTTGTYKIIKEYNIRFTIRPSNAFTGDGNVVLHRATAGSTDYTGTLNNYTILPSAFFGFEVDEEKGVTFYGGGNGHGVGMSQYGAYYLGTTLGYEYDSILTTYYPNMSLNDLSVLTNLAK